The following coding sequences are from one Desulfovibrio psychrotolerans window:
- a CDS encoding lipid II:glycine glycyltransferase FemX yields the protein MLQLSFKNTQALVPTDIVFQTPYWADVKSRLGFMPMAFDLYTSDRWGDVLVLLQQYDTDATLAYVPQGPEHAPAQDSYGVFLEELSESLVEHMGRDVAFIRYDLPWESPYAESIRNGDLNGYPEARVREMRMNMGTRSWNLHKTGMDMTVASTLKVDLRLSEDEMLARMKPKTRYNIGLAQRKGVVVERAGTDVLPAFHDMYCRTARRNGFRACEYRQLLALFQVRAENPGTPEILFLMARRGQNLLAGAIVAVSGCTASFLYGASSDTHKNLMAPYAMHWTAMRWARQRGCTVYDMGAVSPGWDEDHRFHGLYRFKTGFGGHIELRSGSWDYPLDQSRYQVFRNAENLWRYQGA from the coding sequence ATGCTTCAGCTTTCCTTCAAAAACACACAGGCCCTAGTCCCCACAGACATTGTCTTTCAGACTCCCTACTGGGCCGATGTAAAATCCCGGCTGGGCTTTATGCCCATGGCCTTTGACCTGTACACTTCCGACCGCTGGGGTGACGTGCTGGTGCTGCTGCAGCAGTATGATACGGACGCTACGCTGGCCTATGTGCCACAAGGCCCGGAGCACGCACCGGCACAGGACAGCTACGGCGTGTTTCTGGAGGAACTGTCTGAATCCCTTGTGGAGCATATGGGCCGGGATGTGGCGTTTATCCGGTATGACCTGCCGTGGGAGTCGCCTTATGCCGAATCCATTCGCAACGGCGACCTGAACGGTTATCCGGAGGCGCGGGTACGGGAAATGCGCATGAACATGGGCACCCGGTCATGGAACCTGCACAAGACGGGGATGGATATGACCGTAGCCAGTACGCTTAAGGTGGATTTGCGGCTGTCCGAAGACGAGATGCTGGCCCGGATGAAGCCGAAAACGCGCTACAACATAGGGCTGGCACAACGGAAAGGAGTGGTGGTTGAAAGAGCAGGCACGGATGTGCTGCCCGCCTTTCACGACATGTACTGCCGCACGGCGAGGCGCAACGGTTTTCGTGCCTGCGAATACCGGCAGCTTCTTGCCTTGTTTCAGGTCCGGGCAGAAAATCCCGGAACGCCGGAAATTCTCTTCCTTATGGCAAGACGGGGACAGAACCTGCTGGCAGGGGCCATCGTGGCTGTCTCCGGCTGCACGGCGAGCTTTCTTTACGGAGCCTCTTCGGATACCCACAAGAATCTTATGGCTCCGTATGCCATGCACTGGACAGCCATGCGATGGGCACGGCAGCGCGGCTGCACAGTCTATGACATGGGAGCCGTTTCGCCGGGGTGGGATGAGGACCACCGTTTCCACGGTCTGTACCGCTTCAAGACCGGCTTCGGGGGGCATATTGAGCTGCGCAGCGGCTCATGGGACTACCCGCTGGATCAATCCAGATATCAGGTATTCCGCAACGCGGAGAATCTGTGGCGGTATCAGGGGGCGTAG
- a CDS encoding transporter substrate-binding domain-containing protein has protein sequence MEKYPKRPSASGPRFAPCLGMVPCLLWAYLITLFVLPGIGLAQRQESPVSINGPQIAARPVSGLQLTPEEAKWLDEHPRISVGVMDSWPPMDYEDATGSPAGIGAQFVHALNLRLGGRLRLHSAPWDEIYRAVSEQRLDALMGITPSAEREEYFHFTSPYVTVPHVIVARKESPFADGIADLEGKRVAVERGFIISRILAGNFPGMDVVEYPATKEAMRGVVTGEADAYIGNRAVALYLMEEEEFAPLRIQGRITEASSVNAIGVRKDQPILRGILQKALDSMSMDERHTILGKWLLPGQIGGGPRLPLSAKEKAWLSAHPRMSVAVMDAWPPLNAKNSHGTPEGIGVDFLNLVGARLGVDIDLVAAPFESNLEAVKERQTDALMDVTPRPDRELYLHFSKPYIIVPHVIVARAGEDYYENEDHLRGKRVALEKGFGNNKRFREEYPDVTVLDYPDTISCLQAVSKGDADAYAGNRAVVMYLIAKDLLTNLQIQGNLRAPGSVLTMGVRKDWPELVPLLNKALDSITPAETQAILRRWTGDQWTGQELVLSDEEKAWLKANPQLRLAAVTDWPPFEFRDSSGAFAGISSEYVRLFNEKLGITLNPQFGMSWAQILEASARGEVDVVPTIMRTEARERHFLFTRPYIRSPLVVITRDDAPYVEGLGSLAGKTVAVTRGYVTQEFLERDHPALDLLLVETTEDALLAVSKGRADAMVENVAVMNYLSQRLGVSNLKVAAPTPYFMDLSFGVRKDLPELAQILNKVLAAIPERDRAVYHERWVNLRVEQRTDWGMVFGIAGGIFLLAAGIVSVFVLSNRRLREAQQRIAESEEKVRAMSAAMHDGLMMCDAPGNVLFWNHAAEAMFGYTSSEAEGLNIHALFVQNIGQEEKNRAFSELPREDGGLLLAGLREETALRRDGSTFPVETAVASFRMGGRWYTVSSVRDITQRKVQERELEKARDAAEEATRAKSDFLANMSHEIRTPMNAIIGMSHLALQTELTPKQRDYISKVDLSAKTLLRLINDILDFSKIEAGRMDIEHTEFYLDDVLSNLAHLTGASAQDKGLELLFRISPDVPERLEGDPLRLGQVLINLVGNAVKFTKQGDVVVTAAVEEQQGGSILLRFEVADTGIGLTPEQQSRLFSSFTQADASTTRKFGGTGLGLAICKRLVNLMGGDIEVHSEYGRGTTFRFTVRCGLRAGQERRFAVREDFRNTSVLVVDDSTTSQEVLRSILEDFSFKVDVASTGAEALDMLERAEKPYRLILMDWKMPGMDGLETSRRIKEHRNLAQIPTIIMVTAYGREEIMQQANAIGLDGFLIKPVGPSLLFNTIMDVFGENVEQTTGPARNEGMLEEARSSIGGARVLLAEDNEINQQLAAEILEQAWMQVAVARTGKEAVEMAGQGEYDVILMDIQMPEMDGLEATRVLRRDERFSGVPIIAMTAHAMTGDREKSLASGMNDHITKPIDPDVLYATLIRWIRPSRPSSASSVPGPRTFRPVTPRHGKEEGPALPQSIPGIDMRSGLMHVGGNRALYRKLLIKLRDEYGQAAAQMREYLASGNQGDAERLAHTVKGVAGNLGAEALQEAAKQLETAIKDAAADALPGQNESLMEAFERELAAVHSALAAALPEAPQEDSPAQGPVSDNESLRQALQGLLPHLKTRRPRPVSEAFTVFDALVWPPNLRDDIGRLAEQIGKYRFKEAETLARNMLSELEGEQDERA, from the coding sequence ATGGAAAAATATCCTAAACGCCCGTCCGCTTCCGGCCCCCGTTTCGCCCCCTGTCTCGGCATGGTCCCATGTCTGCTGTGGGCTTATCTCATCACGCTCTTCGTTCTTCCCGGCATCGGGTTGGCGCAAAGGCAGGAATCTCCTGTCAGCATAAACGGGCCGCAAATAGCCGCCCGTCCGGTATCCGGCCTGCAGCTTACCCCCGAAGAGGCCAAATGGCTTGATGAGCATCCGCGCATATCCGTCGGTGTCATGGATTCATGGCCGCCCATGGATTATGAGGATGCAACCGGCAGCCCCGCAGGCATCGGTGCGCAGTTTGTCCATGCGCTTAACCTCCGTCTGGGCGGCAGGCTTCGTCTGCATTCCGCCCCGTGGGACGAAATCTACCGGGCTGTCTCCGAACAGCGGCTGGATGCGCTCATGGGCATCACGCCCAGCGCGGAGCGTGAGGAATACTTCCATTTCACCTCTCCGTACGTCACTGTGCCGCATGTCATTGTCGCCCGTAAAGAAAGCCCCTTTGCAGACGGCATAGCCGATCTGGAAGGCAAGCGGGTAGCCGTGGAGCGCGGTTTCATCATCAGCCGTATTCTCGCCGGCAACTTTCCGGGCATGGATGTGGTGGAGTATCCCGCCACCAAAGAGGCGATGCGGGGAGTGGTCACAGGAGAAGCCGATGCCTATATCGGCAACCGCGCTGTGGCACTCTATCTCATGGAAGAGGAGGAATTCGCCCCGCTGCGCATTCAGGGCCGCATAACCGAAGCCTCGTCCGTAAACGCCATCGGCGTGCGTAAAGACCAACCCATCCTGCGCGGCATCCTCCAAAAGGCGCTGGACAGCATGAGCATGGACGAGCGGCATACTATCCTCGGCAAATGGCTTCTGCCGGGTCAGATCGGCGGCGGTCCGCGCCTGCCGCTTTCCGCAAAGGAAAAGGCATGGCTCAGCGCGCATCCCCGCATGAGCGTTGCAGTCATGGATGCCTGGCCGCCACTCAACGCAAAAAACAGCCATGGCACGCCGGAAGGCATAGGCGTGGATTTTCTCAATCTCGTGGGTGCGCGTCTGGGGGTGGATATCGATCTGGTGGCAGCTCCCTTCGAGTCCAATCTGGAAGCCGTGAAGGAACGGCAGACAGACGCGCTCATGGATGTCACGCCGCGCCCGGACCGTGAGCTATACCTCCACTTCTCCAAGCCCTACATTATCGTTCCGCACGTCATTGTCGCCCGTGCGGGCGAAGACTACTATGAGAACGAAGACCATCTGCGCGGCAAGCGCGTGGCACTGGAAAAAGGCTTCGGGAATAATAAGCGGTTCAGGGAAGAATATCCCGATGTCACAGTGCTGGACTACCCGGACACCATTTCCTGCCTGCAGGCCGTATCAAAAGGCGATGCAGATGCCTACGCGGGCAACCGTGCCGTTGTCATGTACCTTATCGCCAAAGACCTGCTCACCAATCTGCAGATTCAGGGCAATCTGCGTGCTCCCGGTTCCGTGCTCACCATGGGCGTCCGCAAAGACTGGCCGGAACTTGTGCCGCTGCTGAACAAGGCGCTGGACTCCATCACCCCGGCAGAGACTCAGGCCATTCTGCGGCGCTGGACAGGGGACCAGTGGACAGGACAGGAACTTGTCCTCAGCGATGAGGAAAAGGCATGGCTCAAGGCAAACCCGCAGCTCAGGCTGGCGGCGGTGACAGACTGGCCCCCCTTTGAATTCCGTGACAGCAGTGGAGCATTTGCCGGCATATCTTCTGAATATGTACGGCTGTTCAACGAAAAACTGGGTATAACCCTCAATCCCCAGTTCGGCATGTCATGGGCGCAGATTCTGGAAGCGTCAGCCCGTGGCGAGGTGGACGTAGTACCCACCATCATGCGGACAGAGGCGCGGGAGAGGCATTTCCTCTTCACGCGCCCGTATATCCGCTCTCCGCTTGTGGTCATCACGCGTGATGATGCCCCCTATGTGGAGGGGCTGGGCAGTCTTGCCGGTAAGACTGTCGCCGTCACCAGGGGCTACGTGACGCAGGAGTTTCTGGAACGGGACCACCCTGCGCTGGACCTGCTGCTGGTAGAAACCACCGAAGATGCCCTGCTGGCAGTGTCCAAGGGCCGTGCCGACGCCATGGTGGAAAACGTGGCGGTCATGAACTACCTCAGCCAGCGGCTGGGGGTGAGCAACCTTAAGGTGGCGGCTCCCACACCGTACTTCATGGACCTGTCATTCGGCGTGCGCAAAGACCTGCCGGAACTGGCCCAGATACTCAACAAAGTGCTGGCCGCCATTCCGGAACGCGACAGAGCCGTCTATCACGAACGCTGGGTGAACCTGCGCGTGGAACAGCGCACGGACTGGGGGATGGTCTTTGGCATAGCCGGGGGCATCTTCCTGCTTGCTGCGGGCATTGTGTCCGTTTTTGTCCTTTCCAATCGTCGTCTGCGCGAAGCGCAGCAGCGCATTGCCGAATCAGAGGAAAAAGTCCGCGCCATGAGTGCCGCCATGCACGACGGACTCATGATGTGCGATGCCCCCGGCAACGTCCTGTTCTGGAACCATGCGGCAGAGGCCATGTTCGGCTATACGTCGTCAGAGGCGGAAGGCTTGAACATCCACGCCCTCTTTGTGCAGAACATCGGGCAGGAGGAAAAGAACCGGGCTTTCAGTGAGCTTCCCCGCGAAGACGGTGGCCTGCTTCTGGCGGGCCTGCGCGAAGAAACGGCACTGCGGCGCGATGGCAGCACCTTCCCCGTGGAAACGGCTGTGGCGTCCTTCCGCATGGGCGGCAGATGGTACACAGTCAGCTCCGTGCGCGATATCACGCAGCGCAAGGTTCAGGAGCGCGAGCTGGAAAAAGCCAGAGATGCGGCGGAAGAGGCCACCAGAGCCAAGTCGGATTTTCTGGCCAACATGAGCCATGAAATACGCACCCCCATGAACGCCATCATCGGCATGAGCCATCTGGCCCTGCAAACGGAGCTTACCCCCAAGCAGCGCGACTACATCAGCAAGGTGGACCTGTCGGCCAAAACCTTGCTCCGCCTCATCAACGACATTCTGGACTTCTCCAAGATAGAGGCGGGTCGCATGGATATTGAGCATACGGAATTCTATCTGGATGACGTGCTCTCCAATCTGGCGCACCTCACCGGTGCTTCCGCGCAGGACAAAGGGCTGGAACTGCTTTTCCGTATCTCCCCGGATGTACCGGAACGGCTGGAGGGCGACCCGCTCAGGCTGGGGCAGGTGCTCATCAATCTGGTGGGCAATGCGGTCAAATTCACCAAGCAGGGCGATGTGGTCGTCACCGCTGCGGTTGAAGAACAGCAGGGCGGCAGCATCCTGCTCCGTTTCGAGGTTGCAGACACGGGCATAGGCCTTACCCCGGAGCAGCAGTCCCGCCTCTTTTCCTCGTTCACGCAGGCAGATGCCTCCACCACCAGAAAATTCGGCGGCACCGGCCTCGGGCTGGCCATATGCAAGCGTCTGGTAAATCTTATGGGGGGCGACATAGAGGTGCATTCGGAATACGGGCGCGGCACCACGTTCCGGTTTACTGTGCGGTGCGGCCTGCGTGCCGGGCAGGAGCGTCGCTTTGCCGTGCGCGAGGATTTCAGGAATACCTCCGTCCTTGTGGTGGATGACAGCACAACCTCGCAGGAAGTTCTCAGGAGCATTCTGGAGGACTTCAGCTTCAAGGTCGATGTGGCTTCCACAGGAGCAGAGGCCCTCGATATGCTGGAGAGGGCGGAAAAACCTTACAGACTCATTCTCATGGACTGGAAGATGCCCGGAATGGACGGGCTGGAAACATCCCGTCGCATAAAGGAACACAGAAACCTTGCGCAGATTCCCACCATTATCATGGTCACCGCTTACGGGCGTGAGGAGATCATGCAGCAGGCAAATGCCATAGGGCTGGACGGCTTCCTCATCAAGCCCGTGGGGCCATCGTTGCTGTTTAATACCATCATGGATGTGTTCGGCGAAAATGTGGAGCAGACCACCGGGCCTGCCCGTAACGAGGGAATGCTGGAAGAGGCCCGCTCAAGCATCGGCGGGGCACGTGTGCTTCTGGCAGAAGATAACGAGATCAATCAGCAGCTTGCCGCAGAGATTCTGGAACAGGCATGGATGCAGGTCGCCGTGGCCCGCACCGGAAAAGAAGCCGTGGAGATGGCGGGGCAGGGCGAGTATGATGTCATCCTCATGGACATTCAGATGCCGGAAATGGACGGTCTGGAGGCAACGCGGGTGTTGCGGCGCGATGAACGCTTCAGCGGCGTCCCCATCATAGCCATGACAGCCCACGCCATGACCGGTGACCGGGAAAAGAGCCTTGCCAGCGGCATGAACGACCATATCACCAAGCCCATAGACCCGGATGTCCTTTACGCAACACTCATCCGCTGGATTCGCCCCTCCCGCCCGTCTTCCGCATCTTCGGTGCCGGGCCCGCGCACCTTCCGTCCGGTCACGCCCCGGCACGGAAAGGAAGAAGGCCCCGCGTTGCCGCAATCCATTCCCGGCATTGATATGCGGTCCGGCCTCATGCACGTGGGGGGAAACAGGGCACTGTACCGCAAGCTCCTCATCAAGCTTCGTGACGAATACGGGCAGGCAGCAGCGCAGATGCGGGAATATCTGGCTTCAGGCAATCAGGGCGATGCGGAAAGGCTGGCCCACACCGTCAAGGGTGTGGCGGGCAATCTGGGGGCAGAGGCCCTGCAGGAGGCGGCAAAGCAGCTGGAAACAGCCATCAAGGACGCGGCAGCCGATGCTCTGCCAGGTCAGAACGAATCCCTGATGGAAGCCTTTGAGCGGGAGCTGGCAGCAGTGCATTCAGCCCTTGCTGCCGCACTTCCGGAAGCACCGCAGGAAGATTCCCCCGCCCAGGGTCCGGTCTCGGATAATGAGTCCCTGCGGCAAGCTCTTCAAGGCCTGCTGCCCCATCTCAAAACAAGAAGGCCAAGGCCCGTGAGCGAAGCCTTTACCGTTTTCGATGCATTGGTGTGGCCCCCGAACCTGCGCGACGATATAGGCAGGCTTGCGGAGCAGATAGGTAAATACAGGTTCAAGGAAGCGGAAACACTGGCGCGGAACATGCTGTCCGAACTGGAAGGGGAACAGGATGAGCGAGCATAG
- a CDS encoding response regulator produces the protein MSEHSRANILVVDDTETNIDILVDVLAPEYEVAVAMDGATALEMAEEEPPDLILLDIMMPDMDGYEVCRRLKAARTTYRIPVIFVTALSDTQDEAAGFAAGGVDYITKPISPPIVLARVATHLALADQQRACEHTVERQLAEIRQSHKDAVYMLGHAGHYNDDDTGVHIWRMASYARELAKSLGWSVEAQQLLLLAAPLHDTGKIGMPDSILKKPGPLTEEEWVIMRTHTTIGHRILSVSNTPLFVMAADVALCHHERWGGGGYPAGLQGEAIPEAARIVAITDVFDALTMQRPYKQPWPVERALEYIAQGDGHFDPHMVEHFLYIQDRIVEIMRHWNRKEKGNFL, from the coding sequence ATGAGCGAGCATAGCCGGGCAAACATTCTCGTCGTGGACGATACGGAAACCAACATCGACATTCTTGTGGATGTTCTGGCACCGGAATATGAGGTAGCTGTGGCCATGGATGGCGCAACCGCCCTTGAAATGGCGGAAGAGGAGCCGCCGGACCTCATCCTTCTGGATATCATGATGCCGGACATGGACGGATACGAGGTGTGCAGGCGGCTCAAGGCTGCCAGAACCACCTATCGCATTCCGGTCATTTTCGTCACCGCCCTCAGCGATACGCAGGACGAGGCTGCGGGGTTCGCGGCAGGCGGTGTGGACTATATCACCAAGCCCATTTCTCCCCCCATCGTGCTGGCACGGGTGGCCACGCATCTGGCGCTGGCGGATCAGCAGCGCGCCTGCGAACACACCGTGGAACGCCAATTGGCAGAAATTCGCCAGAGCCATAAGGATGCGGTCTACATGCTCGGCCATGCAGGCCATTATAATGACGATGATACCGGCGTGCATATATGGCGCATGGCCTCATACGCCCGTGAACTTGCCAAATCGCTCGGCTGGTCTGTGGAGGCGCAGCAACTGCTCCTGCTTGCTGCCCCGCTGCACGATACGGGCAAGATAGGCATGCCGGATTCCATCCTCAAAAAGCCCGGCCCTCTCACGGAAGAAGAGTGGGTAATCATGCGCACGCATACCACCATCGGGCACCGTATCCTCTCGGTCAGCAACACGCCCCTGTTTGTCATGGCGGCGGATGTGGCTCTCTGCCACCATGAACGGTGGGGCGGAGGCGGCTACCCTGCCGGACTTCAGGGAGAAGCCATTCCGGAGGCCGCACGCATCGTCGCAATAACAGACGTCTTTGACGCGCTGACCATGCAGCGTCCCTACAAGCAACCGTGGCCTGTTGAGCGGGCATTGGAATATATCGCGCAGGGCGACGGCCACTTTGACCCCCATATGGTAGAGCACTTTCTGTACATACAGGACCGGATTGTGGAAATAATGCGGCACTGGAACAGAAAGGAAAAAGGAAACTTCCTATAA
- a CDS encoding sensor histidine kinase, which translates to MSSRRRVLLVDDDPAHLDILEAILGSDHDVSAVTGGEEALLFVQTERPHIILLDILMPGLNGYEVCRRLKALPETADIPVIFVTSRDADEDEARGLEYGAQDYITKPFCPAVVRARVRNHLLLAEQRERLEKSISLLEHEKELLQQKAELGIQAGGLAHDMANILTVLEVLRYIPRERPGTDEEWADVLAAVDMSVESMDVGAGICKGFTSYLRNVGEPAEDCSLSDLLQVLGMYRKRYKGALTQHVQPAMPPVRCKAWQVRRVFVNLFTNAMQAVEQAASPEIALRLWHDAQGAHFSITDNGAGILPEHLPRIFEESFTTKPAGTGLGLYMARQIMDSHGGTITVDSQPGKGTTFTLTFPVHGNTV; encoded by the coding sequence ATGAGCAGCAGACGAAGGGTTCTTCTCGTGGATGACGACCCGGCCCATCTGGACATTCTGGAAGCGATTCTGGGTTCCGACCACGACGTCAGCGCGGTCACCGGCGGGGAAGAGGCTCTGCTCTTTGTGCAGACAGAGCGGCCGCATATCATCCTGCTGGATATCCTCATGCCGGGCCTGAACGGATATGAGGTCTGCCGCAGGCTTAAAGCCCTGCCGGAAACAGCGGACATCCCGGTCATCTTCGTCACCTCAAGAGATGCTGATGAGGATGAGGCCCGGGGGCTGGAGTACGGCGCGCAAGATTACATCACCAAGCCGTTCTGCCCGGCAGTGGTCCGGGCACGGGTGCGCAACCATCTCCTCCTCGCGGAACAGCGGGAACGGCTGGAAAAAAGCATTTCCCTTCTGGAACACGAAAAAGAACTGCTGCAGCAAAAGGCGGAATTGGGCATTCAGGCAGGCGGGCTCGCGCACGATATGGCCAATATCCTTACCGTGCTGGAAGTGCTGCGGTATATCCCCAGAGAACGTCCCGGCACCGATGAGGAATGGGCGGATGTCCTTGCCGCCGTGGATATGTCTGTGGAAAGCATGGACGTGGGGGCGGGCATCTGCAAAGGCTTCACCAGCTACCTGCGCAATGTGGGCGAACCGGCGGAAGATTGTTCTCTGAGCGACCTGCTGCAGGTGCTCGGCATGTACAGAAAACGCTACAAAGGCGCGCTCACGCAGCATGTGCAGCCAGCTATGCCGCCTGTGCGCTGCAAGGCGTGGCAGGTGCGCAGGGTGTTCGTCAATCTGTTCACAAACGCCATGCAGGCAGTGGAGCAGGCCGCCTCACCGGAAATTGCCCTGCGCCTGTGGCATGATGCACAGGGGGCGCATTTTTCCATAACCGATAACGGAGCAGGCATCCTCCCGGAACACCTGCCCCGCATCTTCGAAGAATCCTTCACCACCAAACCCGCCGGAACCGGCCTCGGCCTCTATATGGCCCGGCAGATTATGGACTCCCACGGCGGAACCATCACCGTAGATTCGCAACCCGGAAAAGGCACTACCTTCACGCTCACCTTTCCGGTGCATGGAAATACGGTCTAG
- a CDS encoding 4'-phosphopantetheinyl transferase family protein, which produces MNHPPQAASCALLSGAVPTDSMAAPWLPRTVPCGTILCVGLVLAGDPQHWCAAASPYAAPDELERASRFIHTIDAARHLAGRALVRKVLAAATGVSFPATPFSRNAWGKPELPGSPVSFSISHAGTMLWTAFCRHTPVGIDVEAIPSATDVFELARMLHSDECAEIAALSQHEAVACFYRTWVRKEAVLKAVGEGLNRSLTSFRVSTGAASGNWLQQPPGGEGYASPGWTTADIAVREGYFCSVAAQASGLSLAVHHVPCPDAALFFA; this is translated from the coding sequence ATGAACCATCCGCCGCAGGCAGCCTCATGCGCACTCCTGTCCGGTGCCGTCCCCACAGACAGCATGGCTGCCCCGTGGCTGCCCCGGACCGTGCCCTGCGGCACCATCCTGTGCGTTGGGCTGGTTCTGGCGGGCGATCCGCAGCACTGGTGCGCGGCTGCTTCGCCCTATGCCGCACCGGATGAACTGGAGCGGGCGTCCCGCTTCATCCATACCATAGACGCGGCACGGCATCTGGCGGGCAGGGCGCTTGTCCGCAAGGTTCTGGCTGCGGCAACAGGCGTCTCCTTTCCAGCCACCCCCTTTTCCCGCAATGCATGGGGCAAGCCGGAACTGCCCGGCAGTCCCGTTTCCTTCAGCATCTCTCATGCCGGAACCATGCTCTGGACCGCTTTCTGCCGTCATACCCCCGTGGGCATCGATGTGGAGGCAATACCCTCCGCAACAGACGTTTTTGAACTGGCCCGCATGTTGCACTCAGACGAATGCGCTGAGATTGCCGCCCTTTCGCAGCATGAGGCGGTGGCGTGTTTCTACCGCACATGGGTCCGTAAAGAAGCGGTGCTCAAGGCGGTGGGCGAGGGACTCAACCGTTCGCTGACCAGCTTCCGCGTCAGTACCGGTGCGGCCTCCGGCAACTGGCTGCAGCAGCCGCCCGGCGGGGAAGGATATGCCTCCCCCGGCTGGACCACCGCAGACATTGCAGTGCGCGAAGGCTATTTTTGCAGCGTGGCCGCACAGGCGTCCGGTCTTTCCCTTGCCGTACACCATGTGCCGTGCCCGGATGCGGCTCTGTTCTTTGCATGA
- a CDS encoding glycosyltransferase, with translation MIPVMSHPLTGLANELAFITLEEACRHLDNYLGNFVLDDVAGIVYANRFLGAPDLETVPRAVHDLYYCLNRVLEHAPHGVQVLEALNSMSPQPERAERIAFLQRLSPDPHLKEKIVKHIRQDDFEKAQRLLHQQLSELPACLWAAAQLLQDDADHGRHPGPWQSMFKCPAKIRPLWDRMLFHHYAALGLHEDALRLWEQMDEAHSGPYSLNLAAEMYRALGDRGKASALYMQSIKQDPRQTVLRYRLEELANPFTADHSLPERRSVNIYLYSWNKADFLEKTLRGLAATHIGNARIRLLLNGCTDDSLNRAERIRDEYFKENMKIISLPVNIGAPAARNWLIALPETREADYTAFLDDDVDVEEHWLAKLLTVLEANPGAGVAGCKVVYPGTPRRLQYLYRTPSVVRDDLFRISFEAPSVRNDTGLYDFVRSTANVMGCCHLFRRQALLDCPTFDICFSPSQMDDIAHDFDLLLKGHGIIYCGLASCVHHQNTGTAFFRTRKLSQHGNIAGNDVKFFYKFWENRNELRSLMNVRQPASGGA, from the coding sequence ATGATCCCGGTAATGTCACACCCCCTCACCGGTCTTGCAAACGAACTGGCATTCATCACGCTTGAGGAAGCATGCCGCCACCTCGACAATTATCTGGGCAACTTCGTGCTGGATGATGTGGCGGGCATTGTCTACGCCAACCGTTTTCTCGGTGCGCCGGATCTGGAAACAGTCCCCCGTGCGGTGCACGACCTGTACTACTGCCTGAACCGCGTGCTGGAACACGCCCCGCACGGCGTGCAGGTTCTCGAAGCGCTGAACAGCATGTCCCCGCAACCGGAGCGGGCAGAACGCATCGCCTTTCTGCAACGTCTGTCGCCGGACCCGCACCTCAAGGAAAAAATCGTCAAGCACATCCGACAGGATGACTTCGAAAAGGCTCAGCGGCTGCTCCATCAGCAGCTTTCGGAACTTCCCGCGTGCCTGTGGGCTGCTGCCCAGCTTCTGCAGGACGATGCGGACCACGGCAGGCACCCCGGTCCGTGGCAGAGCATGTTCAAATGCCCCGCGAAAATCCGCCCCCTGTGGGACAGGATGCTTTTCCACCATTACGCTGCGCTCGGCTTGCATGAAGATGCGTTGCGCCTGTGGGAACAGATGGATGAAGCCCATTCCGGGCCATACAGCCTCAATCTGGCGGCAGAGATGTACCGGGCACTGGGCGACCGGGGCAAGGCGTCCGCCCTGTACATGCAGTCGATCAAGCAAGACCCCCGCCAGACAGTTCTCCGTTACCGGCTGGAGGAGCTGGCAAATCCCTTTACGGCAGATCATTCCCTGCCGGAACGCCGCAGCGTGAATATCTATCTGTATTCATGGAATAAGGCTGATTTTCTGGAAAAAACCCTGCGCGGGCTCGCCGCAACGCACATAGGCAATGCCCGCATCCGCCTGCTGCTGAACGGCTGTACAGACGATTCCTTGAACCGCGCGGAACGCATCCGCGATGAATATTTCAAGGAAAACATGAAGATCATCTCCCTTCCCGTGAACATAGGCGCTCCTGCCGCACGCAACTGGCTCATAGCCCTTCCCGAAACCCGCGAGGCAGACTACACCGCCTTCCTCGATGACGACGTAGATGTGGAGGAGCATTGGCTGGCAAAGCTCCTTACGGTGCTGGAGGCAAACCCCGGAGCGGGCGTGGCGGGATGCAAGGTGGTCTATCCGGGCACACCGCGCAGACTGCAATACCTCTACCGCACGCCTTCCGTTGTACGCGACGACCTCTTCCGTATCAGTTTCGAGGCACCGTCCGTACGCAACGATACCGGTCTCTACGATTTTGTAAGGTCAACAGCCAATGTCATGGGCTGCTGCCATCTCTTCCGCCGTCAGGCGTTGCTGGACTGTCCCACCTTCGATATCTGTTTCTCGCCCAGCCAGATGGATGATATAGCTCATGATTTTGATCTGCTGCTTAAAGGGCACGGAATAATCTACTGCGGCTTGGCTTCCTGTGTGCATCACCAGAATACGGGAACAGCGTTTTTCAGAACACGAAAACTGTCGCAGCACGGCAACATAGCCGGAAATGACGTCAAGTTTTTCTACAAATTCTGGGAAAACCGCAATGAACTGCGTTCCCTTATGAATGTCAGACAACCCGCTTCCGGCGGTGCGTAG